A window of Pseudomonadota bacterium contains these coding sequences:
- a CDS encoding NAD(P)/FAD-dependent oxidoreductase — protein sequence MAEKYDVVVVGAGHNGLMAAAYLAKAGVNVCVVESRNNVGGGVFTDEITVPGFKHDVCSTWHGLIYPNPVIQKDELRLLSKFGLEYITPDTFTGVNFDDGTYFTQYRSLDKTCEGIAKFSQHDAEAYRKFHDWSFQLLDMLLMGMYNPTPSFGQTMAMMDSNPAGRLFIKALLSSAWDIAEDWFESDKMRIVMTRFSSEQMINPFTKGTGLHLFLFIPLQHKYGSGFPVGGSGKLSEALAQCLESLGGTIKLSSRVKEFRISGGKATGVILDNGEEIKASKAVLSTLNIKQVFPDMVSGSKLPDDFMQNVKGLKHSGFSALNQHLALKEAPIWKNGFKSHWLAYHNSDPYEFQHAFQAIDNGIPRNDVFSSFVATKLDPTRAPEGNHTMYLYSFAPYALRNGGPQKWDEIEKDVADDILGQVQNLATNMGSDNILGRAIHSPLFYERHNATMLKGDICQIGTYNMQMSGNRPFSGWHNYRTPVDKLYMIGACTHPGPGVFGGARAGIQVVMEDLGIDFGKVIN from the coding sequence ATGGCGGAGAAGTATGATGTAGTGGTTGTTGGTGCCGGGCATAACGGATTAATGGCTGCGGCATATCTTGCAAAGGCAGGTGTTAATGTTTGTGTAGTAGAAAGCAGAAACAATGTAGGCGGCGGAGTATTTACTGATGAAATAACAGTGCCGGGATTTAAACATGATGTTTGCTCTACCTGGCATGGTCTGATTTATCCGAATCCCGTAATACAAAAAGATGAACTTAGATTGTTATCCAAATTTGGGTTGGAATATATTACTCCCGATACATTTACAGGAGTAAACTTTGATGATGGTACGTATTTTACTCAATATCGTAGTCTTGATAAAACCTGTGAGGGAATAGCTAAATTTTCACAACATGATGCCGAGGCCTATCGTAAATTCCATGACTGGTCGTTTCAGTTACTGGATATGCTGCTTATGGGAATGTATAATCCTACTCCAAGCTTTGGACAAACAATGGCCATGATGGATTCAAACCCTGCGGGCCGCTTATTTATCAAAGCTTTGTTATCAAGCGCCTGGGATATTGCCGAAGACTGGTTTGAAAGCGATAAGATGAGAATTGTCATGACGCGTTTTTCATCCGAACAGATGATTAATCCGTTTACAAAAGGTACGGGACTTCATCTTTTTCTTTTCATACCATTGCAGCACAAATACGGAAGTGGATTTCCGGTTGGCGGTTCCGGCAAGTTGTCCGAAGCTTTGGCCCAGTGCCTTGAATCTCTGGGCGGTACAATCAAGCTTTCAAGCCGTGTAAAAGAATTTAGAATTTCAGGCGGCAAGGCAACAGGCGTAATACTTGATAACGGTGAAGAAATTAAGGCATCAAAAGCTGTTTTATCTACTTTAAACATTAAGCAGGTATTTCCCGATATGGTTTCAGGAAGTAAATTGCCTGATGATTTTATGCAAAACGTAAAGGGATTGAAACACTCCGGCTTTTCCGCTTTAAATCAGCATCTCGCATTAAAAGAAGCGCCGATATGGAAAAACGGATTTAAATCACACTGGCTTGCATATCACAATTCAGACCCCTATGAATTTCAGCATGCTTTTCAAGCTATTGATAACGGGATTCCAAGAAACGATGTGTTTTCATCATTTGTTGCAACTAAGCTCGATCCGACAAGAGCGCCTGAAGGTAATCATACTATGTATCTTTATTCATTTGCACCATATGCTTTAAGAAATGGCGGGCCTCAAAAATGGGATGAGATAGAAAAAGATGTAGCCGATGATATTTTGGGTCAGGTTCAGAATCTGGCTACCAACATGGGAAGCGACAATATTTTAGGAAGGGCCATTCATTCTCCTTTGTTTTATGAAAGACATAACGCCACAATGCTAAAAGGCGATATATGCCAGATAGGCACATATAACATGCAGATGTCAGGAAACCGTCCTTTTTCCGGCTGGCATAATTATCGTACTCCAGTTGATAAGTTATATATGATCGGAGCCTGCACCCATCCTGGACCCGGTGTCTTTGGCGGAGCTAGAGCAGGTATCCAGGTAGTCATGGAAGATCTGGGCATTGATTTTGGTAAAGTCATAAACTGA
- a CDS encoding DUF1329 domain-containing protein codes for MKKIGNLKYFGMFMCFLFVLLLCEGIVNAAELSKVIDKANCSLYKDLLIPAMYSAVERGDYIVTPGKINFKYKHTDKFLAASAKNEGKFDITPDGDLIDKRTGKYPENIYGYPFPKIDLKDPKAGAKIIYNSNFQRYRLLGSKDQIHISWITPKGEERYVSGIDYRLYMNGRAPGQELRNPEKVLTYEFERVLEPMTMKGTNTLASIYMNERADSNYAYVPAIRRIRQTGSTTRSDPFMGSDSWLDTNYGWGGKDRTMKWTYIGEKTILVGFTSPNIVPAQDLPDGMISRVFPFTGKHINLGFQDPKWKGISWAPINLTYVPRKVWVVEQMPKDPYYNWGLHVNYIDQETNVIWFKEVFEQSGDFRTWFSIVAHYSETPSGKNNVGDHDAQLYIDEKSRHATCVSRGAGPENTLYAPASILDASFFNVNNFLLLSK; via the coding sequence ATGAAGAAAATTGGGAATTTAAAATATTTTGGAATGTTCATGTGTTTTTTGTTTGTTCTGCTTTTGTGTGAGGGTATTGTCAATGCAGCGGAGTTGTCGAAAGTAATCGACAAAGCAAATTGCAGCCTATATAAAGATCTTTTGATTCCGGCAATGTACAGTGCGGTTGAAAGGGGCGATTATATTGTTACACCGGGAAAAATAAATTTCAAATATAAACATACCGATAAATTTCTTGCAGCGAGCGCAAAAAATGAAGGGAAATTTGATATAACTCCTGATGGCGATTTGATAGATAAACGTACCGGGAAATACCCGGAAAATATTTATGGCTATCCTTTTCCCAAAATTGATCTTAAAGATCCCAAAGCCGGGGCAAAGATCATATACAACTCCAATTTCCAGAGATATCGTCTTCTGGGATCAAAAGATCAAATTCATATTTCATGGATAACACCAAAAGGAGAGGAGCGCTATGTTTCAGGTATTGATTACCGCCTTTATATGAATGGCCGAGCACCCGGTCAGGAACTAAGAAATCCTGAAAAAGTACTGACCTACGAATTTGAAAGAGTTTTGGAGCCAATGACTATGAAAGGAACCAACACATTGGCTTCTATTTATATGAACGAAAGGGCCGATAGCAATTATGCTTATGTTCCTGCCATTCGCAGGATTAGGCAAACCGGCTCAACGACAAGGTCCGACCCCTTCATGGGTTCTGATTCGTGGTTGGATACAAATTACGGATGGGGCGGAAAAGACAGAACAATGAAATGGACGTATATAGGTGAAAAAACAATTCTGGTTGGTTTTACCAGTCCCAATATAGTGCCTGCGCAGGATTTGCCTGATGGAATGATAAGCAGAGTATTTCCTTTTACCGGTAAACATATCAACCTGGGCTTTCAGGACCCAAAATGGAAGGGGATATCCTGGGCGCCTATTAATTTGACATATGTTCCAAGAAAAGTATGGGTTGTTGAACAGATGCCTAAAGATCCTTATTATAACTGGGGTTTGCACGTAAATTATATTGATCAGGAAACTAATGTCATATGGTTCAAGGAGGTGTTTGAACAATCAGGTGATTTCCGGACATGGTTTTCTATCGTGGCGCATTACAGTGAAACCCCAAGCGGTAAAAACAATGTAGGGGATCATGATGCTCAACTATATATTGATGAAAAATCTCGTCACGCTACTTGTGTAAGCCGGGGAGCGGGTCCGGAAAATACTTTGTATGCACCTGCTTCAATACTTGATGCCAGCTTTTTTAATGTAAATAATTTCTTATTGTTGTCTAAATAA
- a CDS encoding DUF4445 domain-containing protein — MSSIIFEPIKRQVYCSEEISIAEIARNAGVSLVSSCGSQGSCGKCKVRILSGGVSPPTDKEIDKIGAEGIAHGYRLACLARVYEDVTVEIPAESMVDSHQLQVAGNGKTVALEPVVQQYNISLFPPDMLDQRSDQIAMFDYLNHEYGLKEIDIDLPVQRTLSNILRKFEWQAGIVLRNREIIQTGKPEGRMLGLAVDLGTTKIAAYLADLQTGEILAAKGVINQQTTYGDDLMVRLAHAIEKDEKPLRIGATEDINKLIADLCSETNLDIEMIVEAVVVGNTAMHHLFLGLPVRQLALAPYIPAIRTSVDIKARDLGLNIAPGAYIHMLPNIAGFVGADHVAVLIATEIYNTKKVSIAIDIGTNTEITLSAHGKLFSTSCASGPAFEGAHIKDGMRASNGAIEKIKITNSTVECKTINNDPAIGICGSGILDAVAQLRKAGVINRTGKMCDHPRIKGGPNGQEFVLVPAKDSGSGKDIVINETDISEILLAKAAIAAGMNILLEEAKLNFDDVEEIIIAGAFGSYIDVISAIEIGMFPQLPVELFSQIGNAAGTGAKLALLSKKQRDLAADVSRKANYIELTNHLQYLRKFSRAIRLPV; from the coding sequence ATGAGTAGTATAATATTTGAACCGATAAAAAGACAGGTCTACTGTTCAGAAGAAATTTCTATCGCAGAGATTGCCCGTAATGCCGGAGTGAGTCTGGTTTCCTCATGTGGCAGCCAAGGCTCCTGCGGCAAATGCAAAGTCCGCATACTTTCGGGTGGGGTATCACCTCCTACAGACAAGGAAATAGATAAAATCGGTGCGGAAGGTATTGCCCATGGGTACCGACTGGCTTGTTTGGCAAGGGTGTATGAAGACGTTACGGTAGAAATTCCAGCAGAAAGTATGGTTGATTCTCATCAATTGCAGGTTGCCGGCAACGGCAAGACGGTGGCTTTGGAACCTGTGGTGCAGCAATATAACATAAGTTTATTTCCTCCCGATATGCTGGACCAAAGGTCGGACCAGATAGCAATGTTCGATTATCTCAACCATGAATATGGATTAAAAGAAATTGATATTGATCTGCCGGTACAACGTACTCTTTCCAACATCTTACGCAAGTTTGAATGGCAGGCAGGGATTGTATTGCGAAACAGAGAAATAATCCAGACAGGCAAGCCGGAAGGGAGAATGCTTGGTCTGGCTGTTGATCTTGGAACAACAAAGATAGCAGCATATCTTGCAGACCTGCAAACAGGAGAAATTCTGGCTGCAAAGGGCGTAATAAACCAACAAACTACCTATGGCGATGATTTGATGGTTCGTTTAGCACACGCTATAGAAAAGGATGAAAAACCTCTCCGTATAGGAGCAACAGAAGATATTAACAAACTGATAGCAGATTTATGTTCAGAAACAAATCTTGACATTGAAATGATTGTCGAAGCGGTTGTTGTCGGCAATACAGCCATGCATCATCTGTTTCTTGGTTTACCGGTCAGGCAACTGGCTCTTGCACCATACATACCGGCAATAAGAACTTCAGTAGATATTAAAGCCAGGGATTTAGGTTTAAACATTGCCCCCGGCGCTTATATCCACATGTTGCCCAATATTGCCGGATTTGTGGGCGCAGATCATGTTGCCGTACTTATTGCAACGGAAATCTACAATACAAAGAAAGTTTCTATAGCTATAGATATCGGCACAAATACGGAGATAACCCTTTCCGCACACGGAAAATTGTTTTCCACATCCTGCGCATCGGGGCCTGCTTTCGAAGGCGCTCATATTAAAGACGGTATGCGGGCATCTAATGGTGCTATTGAAAAAATAAAAATAACAAATTCAACTGTGGAATGCAAAACTATAAACAATGATCCGGCAATCGGTATTTGTGGTTCCGGAATTCTGGATGCGGTTGCTCAATTGCGTAAAGCCGGTGTTATTAATCGCACCGGAAAAATGTGTGATCATCCACGTATAAAAGGCGGGCCCAATGGACAGGAGTTTGTCCTTGTGCCTGCAAAAGACAGCGGAAGTGGCAAAGATATTGTTATAAACGAGACGGACATCAGTGAAATATTACTTGCCAAAGCTGCGATAGCAGCAGGCATGAATATCCTTTTGGAAGAGGCGAAACTTAATTTCGATGATGTTGAAGAAATCATAATCGCAGGTGCTTTTGGTAGCTATATAGACGTGATCAGTGCCATTGAGATTGGAATGTTTCCGCAACTTCCTGTTGAGCTGTTTTCGCAAATAGGAAATGCAGCCGGTACCGGAGCCAAATTAGCACTTCTTTCAAAAAAACAAAGAGATCTGGCGGCAGACGTTTCCCGTAAGGCGAATTATATCGAGCTGACTAATCATCTTCAGTACCTGCGCAAATTCTCCCGCGCAATTCGGCTTCCGGTATAA
- a CDS encoding spirocyclase AveC family protein — MNDLAMASGMGEPLVPWIFEIVLPLVWLGIAAFHFSRTRRTGVLSLSALLFLGGTTMWWQEWYADWGAYLLFNYNFAQIPWGPTLWTAPSKPWAVIPSYGWYFGIVFALLVMLAERIKKARPAWSSLRSTAVVVIPIFYLWDLAVEGVSASLGWFSYTNILGPALITARGNFPLVWPILYFVFFAVMVVWLFVQKDETGIWLHERLFGVHRMASGAKREFARFLVWSLTMNIMFWFVYNLPTILLRVAFGGPSTLVP; from the coding sequence ATGAATGATTTAGCAATGGCTTCAGGCATGGGAGAACCTTTAGTACCCTGGATTTTTGAAATTGTACTACCTCTGGTCTGGCTGGGCATAGCAGCCTTTCACTTCAGCCGTACACGACGCACCGGGGTGCTCTCTTTATCTGCACTGCTTTTTTTAGGCGGCACGACTATGTGGTGGCAGGAGTGGTATGCCGACTGGGGAGCTTATCTTCTTTTCAACTATAATTTTGCCCAGATTCCCTGGGGTCCGACCTTGTGGACTGCGCCAAGCAAACCATGGGCGGTTATTCCAAGCTATGGCTGGTACTTTGGTATAGTTTTTGCCCTGCTTGTCATGCTTGCGGAGCGTATAAAAAAAGCCAGACCGGCCTGGAGTTCGTTGCGTTCTACGGCAGTAGTTGTTATCCCAATATTTTATTTATGGGATCTGGCTGTCGAAGGGGTTTCGGCCTCACTAGGCTGGTTCAGCTATACAAATATTCTTGGTCCGGCACTGATAACGGCGCGTGGTAATTTCCCTCTGGTATGGCCGATCTTATATTTTGTGTTTTTTGCCGTTATGGTGGTCTGGCTTTTTGTCCAAAAAGATGAGACCGGCATTTGGCTGCATGAGCGTTTGTTCGGTGTGCATCGTATGGCTTCCGGCGCTAAGCGTGAATTTGCCCGTTTTCTGGTCTGGTCGCTTACTATGAACATTATGTTCTGGTTTGTATATAATTTGCCTACAATACTGTTGCGTGTCGCCTTTGGTGGGCCGAGTACGCTTGTTCCCTGA
- a CDS encoding dihydrolipoyl dehydrogenase, whose product VGSFPFSACGKAVASGDTKGFVKVIVDKASGKIVGTFIIGGTATDMIHEAALAMQKGATIEEIIETIHAHPTLSESFHEAAMIAAKRPLHFM is encoded by the coding sequence GGTTGGTTCATTTCCTTTTTCAGCCTGCGGAAAAGCTGTTGCAAGCGGAGATACAAAAGGCTTTGTAAAAGTAATTGTAGATAAAGCATCCGGCAAAATAGTAGGGACCTTTATAATTGGAGGAACGGCTACGGATATGATTCATGAGGCAGCCTTAGCCATGCAAAAGGGAGCTACTATTGAAGAGATAATAGAAACTATCCACGCACATCCGACATTAAGTGAGTCTTTCCACGAGGCGGCTATGATTGCAGCCAAGAGGCCACTACATTTTATGTAG